The genomic interval atgctttgaccaccattccagaggacatgcttccatgctgatgggttctgctcaataatgatccaaagcagtgcagactgacacaccttcattttcatcatccgagACAGATGGCAccaacaaaaagttgtttttgtttttttggtggtttgggttctgtagtttctgcatcagtcttttaagacttctgacagcatgttccacacctcttccctctcagattttggaaagcacttcagattcttaaaccttgggttgagtgctgtacaAAGCTCCAACTTTGTAGTCTTATGATATAAGACCAAGTATTTGTGATGTAATGGGCTCTTGGGAGAGCAAGGTAGATCACTGATTGGAAGATGCAATTTGAATAACCCCTCTTAACCCTCTGTCGTTTACAATGTTGAGTGGTCTGCAGTCCATAGCTATCCACTTTGCAATATCATTGGTTAAACTCTTGTACTTTGTTTGGTCCATGGGCTTGTAGCAAGCCTGAAACTCTGTAAGCCTACTCTGTCATGGCTGGCAGGAATCATTTGCTCTCAATGGGTTATCTGTAGCACAAGAACTGGAGGCGAAAGCATGTTTAGCGCACATGTGTACTGCAGACGAAATCCTTCGATGGTACTGGAACTCAGCCTTGCAATAGCTACAGATAACTGTCTTTTTATCCAGAGAACCATCCAGaagtttcttaaaaataaacttcCCATTCAAAAGACCTAAATTTTTGCTGCTTTGCTCCACTAACTTTTTCTGATACTTAATCACTCTAGATCATGAAAACACAGTAGAACTGTGCCAATGTCCACCAAGTAATGTAGTACAGTAAGTGAAGATGGTCAAAACAAAGCTGCGCGATTAATTCTTGTTAAAAAATCATGGTAATTGTTTTGCATTAATCGCTtgcattaactgcaattaattgacaaccctactagaaatgaggtttttttttttaatagctcatCCAATCTGTCTACAGTAATTTATAAAGGGGATTctgatttaaatgaaagttgCTTGAGTAGGGACTATAGCATAAGCGACTATGTTTCAGCTCATCTTTGTGACTTAATCAGCTGAGAATATTCTCCCCTCACTGTGAGAAGATTTAGAAACAATCTCTAATGCTTTAGTGCTTGAGTTTTATTTTCCCCCCCTCCATTAACTATATTGGATGGAGTTTTCCTATAACATCTATTTAATTAAGGTTGTATGGATCTTGTTTTCTTATCACACCTGTCCTAAACTTGGCACAACTGAATTGTTTATATTGAATCTGAGTGTACTGGGATGTCCACAGTAGAAGATGAAATATATGACTGCTATTAACGTTGGGCTAAATACTCTAGCCTTGCACTAATAGCAGGTCACTAAACTCAACATTTTAATAGTGTTTATTATGAAGTCTTATAACAGTATTAAGCCAGAAAACTTCTAACACATGTTTCAAGGGTAGTGACaaacagtcttctcttttcctgacaaGCCAAATCGATAATTTCTCTCACACTTATTTGGCATCTGATTCTTGCATTTCTTTAATATGCCTTTTCTTTTCTAGAGTCTCCtttgctctttttttcttttcttgctttTTCTTCTCAGCTGctcttttctctttaaaaatggtaCTATTTTCACCTTTGTAAAAGAGGTCAACTTTTTGCTGCAGGATTACTCTGGCTCTCTGTCGGTTCAGCTCCACTGATCTAGTTTGatgacactgaaaaaaaaaattgtattgtaaattaattctgttcaTTCTACACatacatatttttccttttactaAACAGGTTGTACTATTGTAGAGCCTCATCCTGTAAAATCCTTAATATAAATTAATCCTaaaatttaaaactgtttatGAGTAAGGAGTGGAATACTTGGCCTGTAATGTGATTTTATTTATGtactggctgaagggaaaaaaagcaacTCTGATAAGAGATATTTAATTTCAGACTAGTAAAGGAAATTGCACAAGGAAATAAGCCACATTTGTGTCATGACAGTTTCTAAAGGAAAAGCGTTCTCTTTATGTAGTAACATTCAAGAGATGATTAGAACAATTATGAAGtgtattaattaaattagtggctcaaaaaaaaatccactttaaatGAGCTAGCCTCTCCCTTTCTGCTACAGCAGTAAAGAGCAAACCATTTTTAGCAGCCACCAGATGATGTGATGTTAATGTTTTGAGGTAGCATTTATTGTTTAAGGGTTCTTGTAGTTTGCCTATTGATTTTTGTCTTAATCCTCTCACTGGTAGACTTGAAGATTGCTCCTCCATTCCTTTGAAGTTACTTCTGAATTTAAATTATACTGAGTAAAAGGAAAACATTAAGCTATAGTTAGTGAGCAAAAATTTGTCTCATAAGGATAAATGGCCAGCCCCTAGTTAATAAATTATTCTTACTCATGAATAATTTGAGGAGCAATAGGTATGCTCAGTTTGTACCAAGCTTATTGGATCTGTAGTCTCATCTAGCATTTGTAACAGGGAAAGGAGAGCCAGGAATCCTGATTTTTGTTCCCTGCTCTAGGACCCTGGAAAAATCACTTAAGCTCTGTCCCTCCATTtcaccatttgtaaaatggagaaattTCCTTACAGCATAGCACGTTGGAAAGCTTACAGTTTAGAAAGTACATTGGAGTTCTTTAGATGATAGTGGCTATTGAGGAGGAAAATTTCAGGAGCCCTTTAACTGGATGTAATATTTGAATGCAAATTTGATGCTGCCTACTTTTCTTATGAATGGTATGAAAGgattgccttaaaaaaaaatctgggacaAAGTAACACAAATGCTATCATTTAGCTctttaaattctaattctattctattctattcctgggggaattctgcaccaaaaattaaaaattctgcacacagtattttaaaattctgcatattttatttgtcaaaataacacaatataattacgctggtttcaattatttaatGGAACCAAATAAATGAATTACCTTGACTACGATCCCAGATGGAATATGCTTCAGGACCACACAGTTGCTTGTCTTATTAGTTGCTTGACCTCCTGGGCCATCACCTCTTACAAACTGTTCTTTTAAGTCTGTTTCACTTAGTGCAAGAAGATCACAAGAATTCTTCTTTCCTGCCACGGGGAATAAAGGTACAGCCAGTCGGGGGGATAAAAACTTTTGCTGCCTCCAAAGCCATGGCCTCCAAGACAATGTATGTATTTTGGTTAGTAAGATGGTGGAATGAAACAAACTTGAAGCATTCATaaagaaatggaaacaaaactTCCTCTTGACTGGAACCTGAAATAGAAAATATCTTGTTTTAACATGATCTACTTGATTTCAAATGAAGAATCTTTTGTGCTCTGCTGTTTGCCATAAGTTGCTCCTGTCATCAAACCTTTGTGATTTCCTTAGCGATTTCCATGCCCACTCCTCATCCGTTTTCATTTTTCCCTTCACAACTGTTTGTTTCCACATCAAAATGGACACTGACAATTTAAGACAGCAGGTGAAGGAGCAAATGGGCTACGAAGACAGAACACTTGACCCCTAGAGATGATCCCTCCTGGTCAGGGTTTCGATCCTTCTAGGCCCGAAAGtgcagggaagcttgcactgcaaCCACACATGACTTCAGATTTCTAGTGCTATCAAACAGCATTGTTCCTTGGGCTCTACGTTAAGATAATAAATGTCTTTGTTTTGCTTGAAATATTTACGTATTTGGCTCAAGAGAAGGACTACGTGAATATGTGAACTGTATGTCCTGAACACAGTTGATGAAAAATGTTAACATTCAACTAGCAATAAATCTACACTGCTAtgagaaagggggggaaatggaaaTAGTTTTGAGTGGTTTTAATGAGCAAGTCAAACTGGCCACTTGGTGGCACTAAAAACTAAAAGATGGGAATGCAATGTTTTATTGCAGAAACCATAAAGCAACACTTAATTCTTCAAAGCATAGCAGCAATGAGTTATGGTAACAATTTTCCCTTTCCTCCAGCTCAGTTACTATTGTCAATAACTGGTTGCTTAGGCAACCTTAGTTGAAACAAAGGATAACTGTCTGAACTACTCATCACACATGAATAGAGAAGATTTGGAGAATGCTTAAATGCTTGCAGACTTATATGAATTTGCTACTGTTCCTTGATGCTTTAGCTATAAAAAGATGACAAACAAGTATGTACAGAGCAAGACTGACCTACCAGGATTTAATTTTACACAAAAcggggtctttaaaaaaaaaaaaatcacacagttGTTAGGTATAGTGTGTGCAGGAGAGAAAGGAAATCATGGTCAACCTTAGTCCTAATCAGAATGGGTGGTACCTTGCTATCATTAGTGTAGCTTAATGAGAGGAAACATCTTAGTCTATAAAAACGGTATCATGCTAGGGTTTTTTAATATAGTCCTAGAAATGTCAAGTCTATCAGAATTCCTTAGATCAGGAGATTTGTGCAGTTTGAAAGCACTGCAATTATTATACCCTATTTATAGCATTCAATAGCACACTGGGGATTTTAATTATTAAAGTTTCCACACACACTTAAAACACAGAAATATCACTCCATTTTGATTAAAGGCTTCTAAATAGTCAAATGTCTTGGTGTCTCTTGGTTAAATATATCCTGCAACTCAATCTGACAAAACTTTATCAATTTTAACAAAATGCTCTTAACAGTCAGGCTAGAAAGAACAGTCAGTACTTTAATATGCTGAATATTTTCCTGCTAGCCTTCTTAATTGGAGCAGTCAGCACATATTCCCAAATGCAAGGATGTCACCTACTAGAAAGAGTAGTGGACAACTTGGGTATTAGGATACCTGTGTCCTATTCCTTCTTCTACCCTGACCTACTGTATGACCTTAAACAAGTCCCTTACCGGCTATAGCTTATTTCACCCATCTCTAAGACATGCAATACCTGCCTTATTGAGGTGCTGCACAAACGAGTAGCATTATTTAATGAATCAGCATCATCATACTGATTTGCAGGTCACCTTAtacataaaaaatataaatacttcCTATGTGATTTAGTCCTTAGTGAAAACACATCCTCTCCTTTTGCTTCATCCTGCAGTGAAGTCACAATCAAGTACTTACATTATCAGTTGTCAAGGAAATAACTGTGGTACTAGAAACACTGCATCATGATTTTACTGCAGGATCAGCTAGGAAGAGGTCTGCAAGGGACCATGATCTGATTTAAAGCATAGATTGGAAAGTATTCATCATGGTAAGCAATTATGGCATATACATAAGAGATGGGTTTTCTCCCCTTTCTAGTAGATCATCTTTGGAACAGGCACCTTATCTTCATATCTGTCTGTAAAGCAACTAGCACTCTGTTGGCATTGTGTGTGTATACGTCTGTTGGGGAAACTAAGAACTAGTCCAAAACATCAGTGTTTATTTTGAAATGCAAATAACCACTTGCAATAACTTGTATCTATTTCTTAAGAAGAGTACCATCCACTTAAGGTCACTGACTAGGGTTAATAGTTAAGTAAGTAAGACCTGCACAAACTGTTTCAATGATTCTCAATCTGTGGTTCATGCAAGTCTCCTTTCACTTCCTCACACACTAGCAGCACCCTAACAAGCACCTGACCCACCTCTTAGCAGCATAAAGGATTCTAGGATAGAGTTGAGGTTGTGAGCATAAGTGTGgagaagcgggggggagggaagggagtagAATCTGAGGTCAAGGGAATAAAGAGTTTGAACACCTGCTCTGTTTGGTTTGCAACCTGGGGTTCCAGTGTATGGGGAGTGAGATGGGTCCTTTCTCTCAGCCAGTGGGGATACCAAACAGAGCCTTGACAGCTGGGGGACAAAGCAGGAGACTCAATGTTGCAGATGCATTGTCCTGCTGGCCCCCCATCAGGCATCTCTTTTGGGGGAGCCAAAAGAAGTTCTATAACCCAGTTCTAAGTCCATGAAAAACAGACAGTTTTGAAAGGGAGTCTGTGCAGTGGTGGCTAGAACAGGGgaagggggcctgggagccaagactcctacattctctccccagctctgggagcggggtgggggcaagaTGGGCATGCAAGGAATAGGAGctgggattcctgggttctctccccagctgtgggagcAAAGGGAGAATGGGGGGGGTTAGAGCGGTGGGGCACGGATAGAGGCCAGGACTGCTGGCTTCTCTCCCCAGTTCAAGGAGCAGAaagggagctgggagtcctgggttCACTCCCGAGCTCtgggagagaaagggggggggcagggataggagccgggactcctgggttcactcCCGAGCTCTAGGAGGAAaagggggggcagggataggagccgggactcctgggttcactcCCGAGCTCTAGGAGGAAAAGGGGGGGCTAGAgccagggggggggggcagggataggagccgggttctctccccagctgggccCCTGCCTGTAGCCTGATAAACCCCGGCGAAGAGCTGGAGTCTGAAGTCCAGCTAAAAGGGGGCTGGGCGCCAGGCGGGACCCTTCTTACTTACGGGTGAGTGAGGGTCAGCACAGCCCCCGCAACATCCCCATCGACCGTTTTGCGCATGCACCCCAAGACAAGACCCAGAGATATATTTGCGCATGCGTAATACACTTTCCGCTGTATGAGCGCTCTGCGCATGCACAATCCGCAAAAATCCCTCTCCGTCCTTCACTGAGCATGCGTAGGCAAGCCAGGTCTCCCGCACACTATGCCGGAGCGCAAAAGCCAATCACTGGGCAGCAGGCAGTGTTACGGTTACGTCTTCCCTTCAGCCAATCATGACCCGAGTACTCGTGCGGCGCGCAGCCGCACCTGCCAATCGGAACGCGGGGATATGGCTCGCCTGTACTTCCCGCACCTCAGCCAATAACGTCGCACGATTGGGTCTGGCGCGCGGCCAGAACAGCCAATCATCGCGAGGGGGCCCCGTCTCTcgtgccctctgct from Malaclemys terrapin pileata isolate rMalTer1 chromosome 16, rMalTer1.hap1, whole genome shotgun sequence carries:
- the MTRFR gene encoding mitochondrial translation release factor in rescue, with the protein product MRKYISGSCLGVHAQNGRWGCCGGCADPHSPVPVKRKFCFHFFMNASSLFHSTILLTKIHTLSWRPWLWRQQKFLSPRLAVPLFPVAGKKNSCDLLALSETDLKEQFVRGDGPGGQATNKTSNCVVLKHIPSGIVVKCHQTRSVELNRQRARVILQQKVDLFYKGENSTIFKEKRAAEKKKQEKKKRAKETLEKKRHIKEMQESDAK